The following coding sequences lie in one Spinacia oleracea cultivar Varoflay chromosome 1, BTI_SOV_V1, whole genome shotgun sequence genomic window:
- the LOC110787400 gene encoding uncharacterized protein, with translation MGDLMKRQLNVLDLSGHNYLEWTVDAQMNLKAQGLDHTIKDIMVPGTTEIKTATEQEKAKATVLIRHHLHDSLKTEYLMVENPKELWDSLKERYGHHKRVLLPKAQFDWTNLRFQDFKCVSEYNSTLFKIVSLLRYCDQAVTEDQMIEKTLSTFHANNILLQQQYRERGFKRYSELISLLLVAEQNNDLLLKNHNLRPTGSMAFNEANAVESSNPPEANVAHRGGRGRFNHRGRGRGNHRGCGRGRGRGYLGP, from the coding sequence ATGGGAGATTTGATGAAAAGACAATTAAATGTGCTAGACTTGTCTGGGCACAATTATCTGGAATGGACTGTTGATGCACAGATGAACTTAAAGGCCCAAGGACTGGATCATACCATAAAAGATATAATGGTTCCAGGCACCACAGAAATCAAAACTGCCACCGAGCAGGAAAAGGCCAAAGCCACAGTCCTCATAAGGCATCATTTACATGATAGCCTGAAAACTGAATATCTGATGGTGGAGAATCCCAAAGAGTTGTGGGATAGTCTTAAAGAAAGATATGGACACCATAAAAGGGTGCTCCTGCCAAAGGCTCAATTTGACTGGACTAATCTGAGGTTCCAGGATTTTAAATGTGTTAGTGAATATAATTCCACGTTATTCAAAATTGTATCATTGCTGAGATACTGTGATCAAGCGGTCACAGAAGATCAAATGATAGAGAAAACCCTCTCCACCTTTCATGCGAATAATATTCTATTGCAACAGCAATACCGAGAGAGGGGCTTTAAGAGATATTCTGAGCTGATTTCTCTATTGTTGGTTGCTGAACAGAATAATGATCTTCTGTTAAAGAACCATAATCTTAGACCAACTGGGTCTATGGCATTCAATGAAGCGAATGCCGTTGAAAGCTCAAACCCACCTGAGGCAAATGTTGCCCATAGAGGTGGACGTGGAAGATTTAACCACCGCGGTAGAGGACGCGGAAACCACCGTGGCTGTGGTCGTGGTCGTGGCAGGGGTTATCTGGGCCCCTAG